The sequence ACCAGTCCGTGGTGATCACCTTCATGTTGCTGTTCGTGACCAACTTCGTGATGACCGCGGTGTACTTCCAGGTCGTCCCGCAGAGGGGTTAGCCGATGAGACCGCACAAAGCCCTCGACCGCCCCTTGCGCTCGCTCGAGGAGCTGGGCACCCAACTGTCCTTCTACGGACGCTCGTTGATGTGGACGGGCCGCACCCTGCGCCGCTACAAGAAGGAGATCCTGCGGCTGCTCGCCGAGGTGAGCTTCGGCCGCGGCGCGCTCGCCGTGGTCGGCGGCACGGTAGGCGTGATCGCGTTCCTGTCCTTCTTCACCGGCACCGAGGTCGGCCTCCAGGGCTACGCGGCCCTCAACCAGCTCGGCACCTCCAACTTCGTGGCGTTCCTGTCGGCGTACTTCAACACCCGGGAGATCGCCCCGCTGGTGGCCGGGCTCGCCCTGTCCGCGACGGTCGGCGCCGGGTTCACCGCGCAGCTCGGCGCGATGCGGATCAGCGAGGAGACCGACGCGCTGGAGGTGATGGGCGTCCCGTCGCTGCCGTTCCTGGTGACGACGCGGATGATCGCCGGCTTCGTCGCGGTGGTCCCGCTGTACGTGATCGGGCTGCTGTCCTCGTACCTGGCCGCCCGCACCATCACCACCGGCTACTACGGGCAGTCGACGGGCACGTACGACCACTACTTCCACCAGTACCTGCCGCCCGTCGACGTGTTCTGGTCCTTCGGCAAGGTGATCGTCTTCGCCGTGCTGATCATCCTGGTGCACTGCTACTACGGCTACCACGCGAGCGGCGGCCCGGCCGGCGTCGGCGTCGCGGTGGGCCGTGCGGTGCGGACCTCGATCGTCGCCGTCAACGTCCTGGACTTCTTCCTGAGCCTCGCGATCTGGGGCGCCACCACGACCGTACGGATAGCGGGGTGACAGCGATGCGCATGCACCGAATGAGGCTCAGGCTGTACGGCGTCGCGTTCCTCGCCGTGCTCGCGCTGCTGCTGTGGCTCGCGGTGGCCGTCTACCAGCAGGCGTTCACGTCCGTCGTGCCCGTCACCCTTGAGGCCGGCACCCTCGGCAACCAGCTCGATCCACGCGCCGACGTCAAGCTGCGCGGGCTGCTGGTCGGCGAGGTGCGCGAGGTGCACGCGGACGGCACGAAGGCCACGCTCGACATCGCGCTCGATCCCCGGTACGTCCCGTACATCCCCTCGGACGTGCACGCCCGCCTGCTGCCCAAGACGCTGTTCGGCGAGAAGTACGTCGACCTGGTCCCGGCCCCGGACTCTGCGCGGTCGTCGGATCGGCCCATCCGCGCCGGAGACGTCATCACCCAGGACCGCACGAAGGCCGGCATCGAGGTGCAGCAGCTGATGAACGACCTGCTGCCCCTGCTGCGAACGGTCCAGCCGGGTGAACTCGACGCCACGCTCTCGGCGTTCGCCACCGCGCTGGAGGGCCGCGGCGACCGGATCGGC comes from Streptomyces sp. FXJ1.172 and encodes:
- a CDS encoding MlaE family ABC transporter permease — encoded protein: MRPHKALDRPLRSLEELGTQLSFYGRSLMWTGRTLRRYKKEILRLLAEVSFGRGALAVVGGTVGVIAFLSFFTGTEVGLQGYAALNQLGTSNFVAFLSAYFNTREIAPLVAGLALSATVGAGFTAQLGAMRISEETDALEVMGVPSLPFLVTTRMIAGFVAVVPLYVIGLLSSYLAARTITTGYYGQSTGTYDHYFHQYLPPVDVFWSFGKVIVFAVLIILVHCYYGYHASGGPAGVGVAVGRAVRTSIVAVNVLDFFLSLAIWGATTTVRIAG